The following are encoded together in the Plasmodium vinckei vinckei genome assembly, chromosome: PVVCY_12 genome:
- a CDS encoding Hsc70-interacting protein, putative: protein MDVEKIEELKKFVATCEEDPSILLKPEFSFFKNFIESFGGKVKKDKMGYEKMKSEDSTEEKTDEEEDEEEEEEEEEEEEEEEEEEEQDDPVELELIKEETEECPPLAPIIEGELSEEQIEEICKLKEEAVNLVEDKKYEEALEKYNKIISFGNPSAMIYTKRASILLNLKRPKACIRDCTEALNLNIDSANAYKIRAKAYRYLGKWEFAHADMEQGQKIDYDENLWDMQKLIQEKYKKIYERRRYKINKEEEKQRLKREKELKKRLAAKKKAEKMYKENTKRKNYDSDSSDSSYSEPDFSGDFPGGMGGMGGMPGMPGGFPGMPGGMGGMPGGMPGMPGGMGGMPGGMPGMPDLNSPEMKELFNNPQFFQMMQNMMSNPDLINKYASDPKYKNIFENLKNSDLGGMMGGKPKP, encoded by the exons ATGGATGTTGAAAAAA TTGAAGagcttaaaaaatttgtagCAACATGTGAAGAAGACCCATCAATTTTACTTAAACCAgaattttcctttttcaaaaattttatcGAAAGTTTTGGAggaaaagtaaaaaaagataaaatgggttatgaaaaaatgaagagtGAAGATAGCACAGAAGAAAAAACggatgaagaagaagatgAGGAAGAAGAGGAAGAGGAAGAAGAAGAGGAGGAGGAAGAAgaggaagaagaagaacagGATGATCCTGTAGAATTAGAATTAATTAAAGAAGAAACTGAGGAATGCCCACCATTAGCTCCAATTATAGAAGGAGAATTATCAGAGGAACAAATTGAGgaaatatgtaaattaaaagaagaagCTGTAAATTTAGttgaagataaaaaatatgaagaagctttagaaaaatataataaaataattagtTTTGGTAATCCATCTGCTATGATATATACTAAACGTGcttctattttattaaacttAAAAAGACCCAAAGCTTGTATAAGAGATTGTACAGAAgctttaaatttaaatattgatAGTGctaatgcatataaaataagagCTAAAGCTTATAGATATTTAGGAAAATGGGAATTTGCTCATGCTGATATGGAACAAGGACAAAAGATTGATTATGATGAAAACCTTTGGGATATGcaaaaattaatacaagaaaaatataaaaaaatatatgaaagaagaagatataaaattaataaagaagaagaaaaacaacgattaaaaagagaaaaagaattaaaaaaaagattagcagctaaaaaaaaagctgaaaaaatgtataaagagaatacaaaaagaaaaaattatgattcAGATTCTTCTGACTCATCTTATAGTGAACCAGATTTTTCGGGTGATTTCCCAGGTGGAATGGGCGGAATGGGTGGAATGCCAGGAATGCCTGGGGGTTTTCCAGGTATGCCAGGTGGAATGGGAGGTATGCCCGGAGGAATGCCAGGAATGCCTGGAGGAATGGGAGGTATGCCCGGGGGAATGCCAGGTATGCCAGATTTGAATTCACCTGAAATGAAGgaactttttaataatcctcaattttttcaaatgatGCAAAACATGATGAGTAATCcagatttaataaataaatatgctaGCGAtccaaaatataaaaatatttttgaaaatttaaaaaattccgATTTAGGAGGTATGATGGGTGGTAAACCTAAACCTTAA